One Punica granatum isolate Tunisia-2019 chromosome 3, ASM765513v2, whole genome shotgun sequence genomic window carries:
- the LOC116200843 gene encoding uncharacterized protein LOC116200843: protein MIEEGTSRGDLLGSTARPSPLRVGGSYKSTLSGRLTPRGSPSFRRAHSGRTPRREGRGGGGFSQWFRTSRLVYWLLLITLWAYLGFYVQSRWAHGDNKDDILGFGSSPSDDISNSTSNGRRHLIANGSSLANKTETVDSPVVKGRVTLTKKGSAGLSRQSAPNRKNRRPARKGRGRRIKPNPRAAVVEENNFEEQELNFPEENNTYGLLVGPFGSTEDRILDWSPQQRSGTCDRKGDFARLVWSRRFVLIFHELSMTGAPLSMMELATELLSCGATVSAVVLSKKGGLMSELSRRRIKVLEDKADFSFKTSMKADLVIAGSAVCASWIDQYMERFPAGGSQVVWWIMENRKEYFDRAKPVLNRVKKLLFLSEAQSSQWLTWCKEESIKLRYAPTVIPLSVNDELAFVAGIPCSLNTPTFTSERMLEKRKLLRDSVRKEMGLTDNDILLISLSSINPGKGQLLLLESVVMVIKTMSRQDELKVKLPAGEAQKQNSSSGSSGRTDSRALFERSNNSGSRKSRVTSKKSSKKLKRKQLRRPSVNEDSGSLDTAVGRRKALSANERQKQVLKVLVGSVGSKSNKVHYVKEILNFTLQHSNLSSSLLWTPATTRVASLYSAADVYVINAQGMGETFGRVTIEAMAFGLPVLGTDAGGTKEIVGHNETGLLHPPGHPGVKLLAQNIQYMLENPSEREIMGMKGRKKVEKMYLKRHMYRKFALVLSSCMR from the exons ATGATAGAAGAAGGCACAAGCAGGGGGGATCTGCTAGGGAGTACAGCTAGACCCTCACCCTTAAGAGTAGGGGGCAGCTACAAGTCTACTTTGTCTGGAAGGTTGACCCCTAGAGGTTCTCCTTCATTTCGTAGAGCGCACTCTGGTCGAACACCTAGAAGAGAAGGTAGAGGTGGTGGAGGATTCTCACAATGGTTTCGGACCAGCAGGTTGGTGTACTGGTTACTTCTGATCACTCTATGGGCTTATCTGGGGTTCTATGTACAGTCAAGGTGGGCTCATGGTGATAACAAAGATGATATCCTGGGATTCGGAAGTAGTCCAAGTGATGATATTTCTAATTCGACAAGTAATGGAAGAAGGCATTTGATTGCCAATGGTAGTTCCTTAGCTAATAAAACAGAGACAGTTGATTCACCGGTAGTAAAAGGCCGTGTGACTTTGACCAAGAAGGGCAGTGCTGGTTTGTCTCGACAAAGTGCTCCAAACAGGAAGAATAGGAGACCTGCTCGCAAGGGGCGGGGTAGACGCATTAAACCGAATCCAAGGGCTGCGGTGGTTGAGGAAAATAACTTCGAGGAGCAGGAATTAAATTTTCCTGAAGAAAACAATACTTATGGTTTGCTTGTTGGTCCATTTGGTTCTACAGAGGACAGAATACTGGATTGGAGTCCACAACAACGATCAGGAACATGTGACAGGAAAGGAGATTTCGCTCGGCTTGTTTGGTCCAGGAGATTTGTGTTGATTTTTCATGAGCTCTCGATGACTGGCGCTCCACTATCAATGATGGAGCTGGCAACAGAGCTTCTGAGCTGTGGGGCAACTGTTTCAGCTGTGGTTCTATCCAAGAAGGGTGGATTGATGTCAGAGCTCTCCAGGAGAAGAATCAAAGTGCTTGAGGACAAAGCAGACTTCAGCTTCAAAACTTCTATGAAGGCTGATCTTGTCATTGCTGGATCAGCAGTATGTGCATCATGGATTG ATCAATACATGGAGCGTTTTCCAGCTGGTGGCAGTCAAGTTGTATGGTGGATCATGGAGAATCGGAAGGAGTACTTTGATAGGGCAAAACCTGTTCTCAACAGGGTGAAAAAGCTACTTTTTCTCTCGGAGGCTCAGTCTAGTCAGTGGTTAACTTGGTGCAAGGAAGAGAGCATCAAGTTGAGATATGCGCCAACAGTTATACCTTTGTCTGTAAATGACGAACTTGCTTTTGTAGCTGGTATTCCTTGTTCACTCAACACTCCGACCTTCACTTCAGAGAGGATGCTGGAGAAGAGAAAGTTGCTTCGAGATTCTGTTAGGAAAGAAATGGGTTTGACAGATAATGATATACTTTTGATTTCTCTTAGTAGTATAAATCCAGGGAAGGGCCAGCTTTTGCTTCTTGAATCAGTGGTTATGGTGATTAAGACTATGTCCCGGCAAGATGAGCTTAAAGTAAAACTTCCTGCGGGTGAAGCCCAGAAACAGAATAGCTCAAGTGGCTCAAGTGGGAGGACTGATTCGAGAGCTCTCTTTGAGCGTTCTAATAATTCGGGTTCAAGAAAGTCCCGTGTTACCTCAAAGAAATCTTCAAAGAAACTTAAGAGGAAACAGCTGCGTCGTCCCTCAGTTAATGAAGACTCTGGAAGTCTTGATACTGCTGTCGGAAGAAGAAAAGCACTCTCGGCCAATGAAAGACAAAAGCAGGTTCTGAAAGTGCTTGTCGGTTCGGTGGGCTCTAAAAGCAATAAGGTGCATTACGTAAAAGAGATACTGAATTTCACATTGCAGCACTCAAACTTGTCTAGTTCATTGCTCTGGACACCAGCTACTACTCGTGTTGCCTCACTATATTCGGCAGCTGATGTCTATGTGATAAATGCTCAG GGAATGGGAGAGACGTTTGGCAGAGTGACGATTGAAGCAATGGCCTTTGGCCTTCCG GTGCTTGGAACCGATGCCGGAGGCACAAAAGAGATAGTTGGGCACAACGAGACGGGTCTTCTCCACCCTCCTGGGCACCCAGGGGTCAAACTACTCGCCCAGAACATCCAATATATGCTCGAGAACCCATCAGAGAGGGAAATAATGGGGAtgaaaggaaggaagaaggtGGAAAAGATGTACTTGAAACGGCATATGTACAGAAAGTTTGCCCTTGTCCTCTCCAGCTGCATGAGATGA